A region of Denticeps clupeoides chromosome 19, fDenClu1.1, whole genome shotgun sequence DNA encodes the following proteins:
- the lxn gene encoding latexin isoform X6, translating to MPVEELDPSHYPATRAAKVAEHFINTRYGSPFAWFGSSGVKKAGLEDMGVLGTKYHIEFTLKEMTRNQDMGLCSAEVLFHRADERKPPQVQCTCSGAFQVNTSAEEEDLYQRLRNATSLLSGSDIPNSVGHIDPEMAPFWHLGGVASSFIMLRESNESTLLNMAHIDNFTQMETKDAQLMFQYDILLHDMVSQEILKWKLLLSWSPDGGVKVLEAEWDPKCRSCERAHLTVTTGIAAEQEMKAKITNAE from the exons ATGCCCGTAGAAGAGCTGGATCCATCACATTACCCAGCCACACGGGCCGCAAAAGTGGCCGAGCACTTCATCAACACCCGCTACGGCTCACCGTTTGCATGGTTTGGCAGCAGTGGTGTGAAGAAGGCTGGACTGGAG gACATGGGGGTGTTGGGAACGAAATATCATATTGAGTTCACGTTGAAAGAAATGACTAGAAAT CAGGACATGGGGCTGTGCTCTGCCGAGGTGCTCTTCCACCGAGCCGACGAGCGGAAGCCTCCCCAGGTCCAGTGCACCTGCAGTGGGGCTTTCCAGGTCAACACCTCAGCTGAAGAGGAAGATTTGTACCAGAGGCTCAGAAACGCAACGAGTCTGCTGTCAGGGAGCGACATACCAA ACAGCGTTGGTCACATTGATCCGGAGATGGCTCCATTCTGGCATCTTGGGGGGGTTGCGTCCAGCTTCATAATGCTGAGAGAATCTAACGAGAGCACGTTGTTGAACATGGCCCACATAGACAACTTCACCCAGATG GAGACCAAGGATGCTCAACTCATGTTCCAGTATGATATCCTGCTTCATGACATGGTGTCCCAG GAAATTCTCAAGTGGAAGCTGTTGCTGTCATGGTCTCCAGATGGTGGCGTCAAGGTGCTGGAGGCTGAATGGGACCCCAAATGTCGCAGCTGTGAACGAGCACACCTCACAGTAACAACTGGAATAGCTGCAGAACAGGAAATGAAAG
- the lxn gene encoding latexin isoform X4, with translation MNLSILPLLVLLALSPACPACARAPLHTTAPPRKGIQPNVASEQGQSPVERRLTPHTPAASPSVPGQEDIQAAMPVEELDPSHYPATRAAKVAEHFINTRYGSPFAWFGSSGVKKAGLEDMGVLGTKYHIEFTLKEMTRNQDMGLCSAEVLFHRADERKPPQVQCTCSGAFQVNTSAEEEDLYQRLRNATSLLSGSDIPNSVGHIDPEMAPFWHLGGVASSFIMLRESNESTLLNMAHIDNFTQMETKDAQLMFQYDILLHDMVSQQNNTTKDKMNVHECTSQTGRHSSV, from the exons ATGAATTTGTCCATTTTACCTCTCCTGGTTCTCCTGGCCCTGagtccagcatgtcctgcctgTGCACGGGCACCACTGCACACAACAGCACCGCCCAGAAAAGGAATCCAGCCTAACGTGGCATCTGAG CAGGGCCAAAGTCCCGTGGAACGCAGACTGACACCACACACTCCTGCTGCGTCTCCTTCCGTCCCTGGTCAGGAAGACATTCAGGCGGCCATGCCCGTAGAAGAGCTGGATCCATCACATTACCCAGCCACACGGGCCGCAAAAGTGGCCGAGCACTTCATCAACACCCGCTACGGCTCACCGTTTGCATGGTTTGGCAGCAGTGGTGTGAAGAAGGCTGGACTGGAG gACATGGGGGTGTTGGGAACGAAATATCATATTGAGTTCACGTTGAAAGAAATGACTAGAAAT CAGGACATGGGGCTGTGCTCTGCCGAGGTGCTCTTCCACCGAGCCGACGAGCGGAAGCCTCCCCAGGTCCAGTGCACCTGCAGTGGGGCTTTCCAGGTCAACACCTCAGCTGAAGAGGAAGATTTGTACCAGAGGCTCAGAAACGCAACGAGTCTGCTGTCAGGGAGCGACATACCAA ACAGCGTTGGTCACATTGATCCGGAGATGGCTCCATTCTGGCATCTTGGGGGGGTTGCGTCCAGCTTCATAATGCTGAGAGAATCTAACGAGAGCACGTTGTTGAACATGGCCCACATAGACAACTTCACCCAGATG GAGACCAAGGATGCTCAACTCATGTTCCAGTATGATATCCTGCTTCATGACATGGTGTCCCAG cagaataacacaacaaaggacaaaatGAATGTACATGAATGTACATCACAGACGGGCAGACATAGCAGtgtatag
- the lxn gene encoding latexin isoform X3 has protein sequence MNLSILPLLVLLALSPACPACARAPLHTTAPPRKGIQPNVASEQGQSPVERRLTPHTPAASPSVPGQEDIQAAMPVEELDPSHYPATRAAKVAEHFINTRYGSPFAWFGSSGVKKAGLEDMGVLGTKYHIEFTLKEMTRNQDMGLCSAEVLFHRADERKPPQVQCTCSGAFQVNTSAEEEDLYQRLRNATSLLSGSDIPNSVGHIDPEMAPFWHLGGVASSFIMLRESNESTLLNMAHIDNFTQMETKDAQLMFQYDILLHDMVSQEILKWKLLLSWSPDGGVKVLEAEWDPKCRSCERAHLTVTTGIAAEQEMKGDNNNV, from the exons ATGAATTTGTCCATTTTACCTCTCCTGGTTCTCCTGGCCCTGagtccagcatgtcctgcctgTGCACGGGCACCACTGCACACAACAGCACCGCCCAGAAAAGGAATCCAGCCTAACGTGGCATCTGAG CAGGGCCAAAGTCCCGTGGAACGCAGACTGACACCACACACTCCTGCTGCGTCTCCTTCCGTCCCTGGTCAGGAAGACATTCAGGCGGCCATGCCCGTAGAAGAGCTGGATCCATCACATTACCCAGCCACACGGGCCGCAAAAGTGGCCGAGCACTTCATCAACACCCGCTACGGCTCACCGTTTGCATGGTTTGGCAGCAGTGGTGTGAAGAAGGCTGGACTGGAG gACATGGGGGTGTTGGGAACGAAATATCATATTGAGTTCACGTTGAAAGAAATGACTAGAAAT CAGGACATGGGGCTGTGCTCTGCCGAGGTGCTCTTCCACCGAGCCGACGAGCGGAAGCCTCCCCAGGTCCAGTGCACCTGCAGTGGGGCTTTCCAGGTCAACACCTCAGCTGAAGAGGAAGATTTGTACCAGAGGCTCAGAAACGCAACGAGTCTGCTGTCAGGGAGCGACATACCAA ACAGCGTTGGTCACATTGATCCGGAGATGGCTCCATTCTGGCATCTTGGGGGGGTTGCGTCCAGCTTCATAATGCTGAGAGAATCTAACGAGAGCACGTTGTTGAACATGGCCCACATAGACAACTTCACCCAGATG GAGACCAAGGATGCTCAACTCATGTTCCAGTATGATATCCTGCTTCATGACATGGTGTCCCAG GAAATTCTCAAGTGGAAGCTGTTGCTGTCATGGTCTCCAGATGGTGGCGTCAAGGTGCTGGAGGCTGAATGGGACCCCAAATGTCGCAGCTGTGAACGAGCACACCTCACAGTAACAACTGGAATAGCTGCAGAACAGGAAATGAAAGGTGACAATAACAATGTATAG
- the lxn gene encoding latexin isoform X5: protein MNLSILPLLVLLALSPACPACARAPLHTTAPPRKGIQPNVASEQGQSPVERRLTPHTPAASPSVPGQEDIQAAMPVEELDPSHYPATRAAKVAEHFINTRYGSPFAWFGSSGVKKAGLEDMGVLGTKYHIEFTLKEMTRNQDMGLCSAEVLFHRADERKPPQVQCTCSGAFQVNTSAEEEDLYQRLRNATSLLSGSDIPNSVGHIDPEMAPFWHLGGVASSFIMLRESNESTLLNMAHIDNFTQMETKDAQLMFQYDILLHDMVSQNNTTKDKMNVHECTSQTGRHSSV from the exons ATGAATTTGTCCATTTTACCTCTCCTGGTTCTCCTGGCCCTGagtccagcatgtcctgcctgTGCACGGGCACCACTGCACACAACAGCACCGCCCAGAAAAGGAATCCAGCCTAACGTGGCATCTGAG CAGGGCCAAAGTCCCGTGGAACGCAGACTGACACCACACACTCCTGCTGCGTCTCCTTCCGTCCCTGGTCAGGAAGACATTCAGGCGGCCATGCCCGTAGAAGAGCTGGATCCATCACATTACCCAGCCACACGGGCCGCAAAAGTGGCCGAGCACTTCATCAACACCCGCTACGGCTCACCGTTTGCATGGTTTGGCAGCAGTGGTGTGAAGAAGGCTGGACTGGAG gACATGGGGGTGTTGGGAACGAAATATCATATTGAGTTCACGTTGAAAGAAATGACTAGAAAT CAGGACATGGGGCTGTGCTCTGCCGAGGTGCTCTTCCACCGAGCCGACGAGCGGAAGCCTCCCCAGGTCCAGTGCACCTGCAGTGGGGCTTTCCAGGTCAACACCTCAGCTGAAGAGGAAGATTTGTACCAGAGGCTCAGAAACGCAACGAGTCTGCTGTCAGGGAGCGACATACCAA ACAGCGTTGGTCACATTGATCCGGAGATGGCTCCATTCTGGCATCTTGGGGGGGTTGCGTCCAGCTTCATAATGCTGAGAGAATCTAACGAGAGCACGTTGTTGAACATGGCCCACATAGACAACTTCACCCAGATG GAGACCAAGGATGCTCAACTCATGTTCCAGTATGATATCCTGCTTCATGACATGGTGTCCCAG aataacacaacaaaggacaaaatGAATGTACATGAATGTACATCACAGACGGGCAGACATAGCAGtgtatag
- the lxn gene encoding latexin isoform X2, translating into MNLSILPLLVLLALSPACPACARAPLHTTAPPRKGIQPNVASEGQSPVERRLTPHTPAASPSVPGQEDIQAAMPVEELDPSHYPATRAAKVAEHFINTRYGSPFAWFGSSGVKKAGLEDMGVLGTKYHIEFTLKEMTRNQDMGLCSAEVLFHRADERKPPQVQCTCSGAFQVNTSAEEEDLYQRLRNATSLLSGSDIPNSVGHIDPEMAPFWHLGGVASSFIMLRESNESTLLNMAHIDNFTQMETKDAQLMFQYDILLHDMVSQEILKWKLLLSWSPDGGVKVLEAEWDPKCRSCERAHLTVTTGIAAEQEMKAKITNAE; encoded by the exons ATGAATTTGTCCATTTTACCTCTCCTGGTTCTCCTGGCCCTGagtccagcatgtcctgcctgTGCACGGGCACCACTGCACACAACAGCACCGCCCAGAAAAGGAATCCAGCCTAACGTGGCATCTGAG GGCCAAAGTCCCGTGGAACGCAGACTGACACCACACACTCCTGCTGCGTCTCCTTCCGTCCCTGGTCAGGAAGACATTCAGGCGGCCATGCCCGTAGAAGAGCTGGATCCATCACATTACCCAGCCACACGGGCCGCAAAAGTGGCCGAGCACTTCATCAACACCCGCTACGGCTCACCGTTTGCATGGTTTGGCAGCAGTGGTGTGAAGAAGGCTGGACTGGAG gACATGGGGGTGTTGGGAACGAAATATCATATTGAGTTCACGTTGAAAGAAATGACTAGAAAT CAGGACATGGGGCTGTGCTCTGCCGAGGTGCTCTTCCACCGAGCCGACGAGCGGAAGCCTCCCCAGGTCCAGTGCACCTGCAGTGGGGCTTTCCAGGTCAACACCTCAGCTGAAGAGGAAGATTTGTACCAGAGGCTCAGAAACGCAACGAGTCTGCTGTCAGGGAGCGACATACCAA ACAGCGTTGGTCACATTGATCCGGAGATGGCTCCATTCTGGCATCTTGGGGGGGTTGCGTCCAGCTTCATAATGCTGAGAGAATCTAACGAGAGCACGTTGTTGAACATGGCCCACATAGACAACTTCACCCAGATG GAGACCAAGGATGCTCAACTCATGTTCCAGTATGATATCCTGCTTCATGACATGGTGTCCCAG GAAATTCTCAAGTGGAAGCTGTTGCTGTCATGGTCTCCAGATGGTGGCGTCAAGGTGCTGGAGGCTGAATGGGACCCCAAATGTCGCAGCTGTGAACGAGCACACCTCACAGTAACAACTGGAATAGCTGCAGAACAGGAAATGAAAG
- the lxn gene encoding latexin isoform X1, producing MNLSILPLLVLLALSPACPACARAPLHTTAPPRKGIQPNVASEQGQSPVERRLTPHTPAASPSVPGQEDIQAAMPVEELDPSHYPATRAAKVAEHFINTRYGSPFAWFGSSGVKKAGLEDMGVLGTKYHIEFTLKEMTRNQDMGLCSAEVLFHRADERKPPQVQCTCSGAFQVNTSAEEEDLYQRLRNATSLLSGSDIPNSVGHIDPEMAPFWHLGGVASSFIMLRESNESTLLNMAHIDNFTQMETKDAQLMFQYDILLHDMVSQEILKWKLLLSWSPDGGVKVLEAEWDPKCRSCERAHLTVTTGIAAEQEMKAKITNAE from the exons ATGAATTTGTCCATTTTACCTCTCCTGGTTCTCCTGGCCCTGagtccagcatgtcctgcctgTGCACGGGCACCACTGCACACAACAGCACCGCCCAGAAAAGGAATCCAGCCTAACGTGGCATCTGAG CAGGGCCAAAGTCCCGTGGAACGCAGACTGACACCACACACTCCTGCTGCGTCTCCTTCCGTCCCTGGTCAGGAAGACATTCAGGCGGCCATGCCCGTAGAAGAGCTGGATCCATCACATTACCCAGCCACACGGGCCGCAAAAGTGGCCGAGCACTTCATCAACACCCGCTACGGCTCACCGTTTGCATGGTTTGGCAGCAGTGGTGTGAAGAAGGCTGGACTGGAG gACATGGGGGTGTTGGGAACGAAATATCATATTGAGTTCACGTTGAAAGAAATGACTAGAAAT CAGGACATGGGGCTGTGCTCTGCCGAGGTGCTCTTCCACCGAGCCGACGAGCGGAAGCCTCCCCAGGTCCAGTGCACCTGCAGTGGGGCTTTCCAGGTCAACACCTCAGCTGAAGAGGAAGATTTGTACCAGAGGCTCAGAAACGCAACGAGTCTGCTGTCAGGGAGCGACATACCAA ACAGCGTTGGTCACATTGATCCGGAGATGGCTCCATTCTGGCATCTTGGGGGGGTTGCGTCCAGCTTCATAATGCTGAGAGAATCTAACGAGAGCACGTTGTTGAACATGGCCCACATAGACAACTTCACCCAGATG GAGACCAAGGATGCTCAACTCATGTTCCAGTATGATATCCTGCTTCATGACATGGTGTCCCAG GAAATTCTCAAGTGGAAGCTGTTGCTGTCATGGTCTCCAGATGGTGGCGTCAAGGTGCTGGAGGCTGAATGGGACCCCAAATGTCGCAGCTGTGAACGAGCACACCTCACAGTAACAACTGGAATAGCTGCAGAACAGGAAATGAAAG